In Nocardia sputorum, a single genomic region encodes these proteins:
- the sucB gene encoding 2-oxoglutarate dehydrogenase, E2 component, dihydrolipoamide succinyltransferase has translation MAFSVQMPALGESVTEGTVTRWLKQEGDTVEVDEPLLEVSTDKVDTEIPSPAAGVLSKIVANEDDVVEVGGELGVISEAGEAAASAPAPAPEAAAPAQETPVPSEEAPAAEPQAAPAEESAPAAQAAPASSGDGTPVKMPELGESVTEGTVTRWLKSVGDEVAVDEPLLEVSTDKVDTEIPSPVAGTLLEITAQEDDVVAVGGQLGVIGSGSPAAAAPAPAPAPAPAPKPEPAPKPEPAPAAAAPAPAPAPAPAPAPAPAPAPKPAPAPAAAAAESSNGATPYVTPLVRKLAEENNVDLATITGSGVGGRIRKQDVLAAAEAKKAPAPAAAPAASAPAAKAPSAPAAASPELAHLRGTVQKANRIRQITATKTRESLQTTAQLTQVHEADVTKIAALRNQAKAAFKEREGVNLTFLPFFAKAVVEALGVHPNVNASYDESSKEITYHASVHLGIAVDTEQGLLSPVIHNASDLSLAGLARAIADIANRARTGGLKPDELAGGTFTITNIGSQGALFDTPILVPPQAAMLGTGAIVKRPVVVTDETGNESIGVRSMCYLPLTYDHRLIDGADAGRFLTTIRHRLEEAAFEADLGL, from the coding sequence ATGGCCTTCTCCGTCCAGATGCCCGCTCTTGGTGAGAGCGTCACCGAGGGAACGGTGACCAGGTGGCTGAAGCAGGAAGGAGACACGGTCGAGGTCGACGAGCCGCTGCTCGAAGTCTCCACCGACAAGGTCGACACCGAAATCCCGTCCCCCGCGGCGGGTGTGCTGTCGAAGATCGTCGCGAACGAGGACGACGTGGTCGAGGTCGGCGGCGAGCTCGGCGTGATCAGCGAAGCCGGTGAGGCGGCGGCGTCCGCTCCCGCGCCCGCTCCGGAAGCCGCGGCGCCCGCGCAGGAGACCCCGGTCCCGTCCGAGGAGGCGCCCGCGGCCGAACCTCAGGCCGCTCCCGCCGAGGAGTCCGCGCCCGCCGCCCAAGCCGCGCCCGCGTCCTCCGGTGACGGCACCCCGGTGAAGATGCCGGAGCTCGGCGAGTCGGTCACCGAGGGCACCGTCACCCGCTGGCTGAAGTCGGTCGGCGACGAGGTCGCCGTCGACGAGCCGCTGCTCGAGGTCTCCACCGACAAGGTCGACACCGAGATTCCCTCGCCCGTCGCGGGCACCCTGCTGGAGATCACCGCCCAGGAAGACGACGTCGTCGCGGTCGGTGGACAGCTCGGCGTCATCGGCAGCGGTTCCCCGGCGGCCGCCGCACCGGCCCCTGCCCCGGCTCCCGCGCCCGCTCCCAAGCCCGAACCGGCTCCCAAGCCCGAACCGGCCCCGGCCGCCGCCGCGCCCGCTCCGGCCCCGGCTCCCGCCCCGGCCCCGGCTCCCGCTCCCGCCCCGGCCCCCAAGCCCGCCCCCGCGCCGGCCGCCGCGGCTGCCGAATCCTCCAACGGCGCAACCCCCTACGTCACCCCGCTGGTGCGCAAGCTGGCCGAGGAGAACAACGTCGACCTCGCCACGATCACCGGTTCCGGTGTCGGAGGCCGCATTCGCAAGCAGGACGTGCTCGCCGCCGCCGAGGCCAAGAAGGCCCCCGCCCCGGCCGCCGCTCCGGCCGCGTCCGCCCCGGCGGCGAAGGCGCCCTCGGCTCCCGCCGCGGCGAGCCCGGAGCTGGCCCACCTGCGCGGGACCGTGCAGAAAGCCAACCGCATCCGCCAGATCACCGCGACCAAGACCCGCGAGTCGCTGCAGACCACCGCGCAGCTGACCCAGGTGCACGAGGCCGACGTCACCAAGATCGCGGCGCTGCGCAACCAGGCCAAGGCGGCGTTCAAGGAACGCGAGGGCGTCAACCTGACGTTCCTGCCCTTCTTCGCCAAGGCCGTGGTCGAGGCGCTCGGCGTGCACCCGAACGTCAACGCCAGCTACGACGAGTCCAGCAAGGAGATCACCTACCACGCCTCGGTGCACCTCGGCATCGCCGTCGACACCGAGCAGGGCCTGCTGTCCCCGGTGATCCACAACGCCAGCGACCTGTCGCTGGCCGGTCTGGCGCGCGCCATCGCCGACATCGCCAACCGCGCTCGCACCGGCGGGCTCAAGCCCGACGAGCTGGCCGGCGGCACGTTCACCATCACCAACATCGGCAGCCAGGGCGCGCTGTTCGACACCCCGATCCTGGTTCCGCCGCAGGCGGCCATGCTCGGCACGGGCGCGATCGTGAAGCGTCCGGTCGTGGTGACCGACGAGACCGGCAACGAGTCCATCGGCGTCCGTTCGATGTGCTACCTGCCGCTCACCTACGACCACCGCCTGATCGACGGCGCCGACGCCGGTCGCTTCCTGACCACGATCCGGCACCGGCTCGAGGAAGCGGCGTTCGAGGCCGATCTCGGCCTGTGA
- a CDS encoding TIGR01777 family oxidoreductase: MKVVIAGSSGLIGTALVAALRRDGHDVARLVRRKAAGPDEFTWNPARAQLDERALRGADAVVNLCGAGVGRRRWTGSFKQELRDSRITPTDVLAGAVAAAGVPVLLNASGVHYYGGDTGDRVVDETSPAGSGFLATLCRDWEKAAEPAAAAGVRTVLLRSAVVLSRAGGMLGMLHPLYALGLGGRLGNGRQYTPWISLDDEIGAIVFALTHDTVSGPINVVGPAPVTNAEFSRALGRALRRPTPLVVPAFALRALVGEMAQEAILHGPRAIPTALEEAGYQFHHPTIGAALAAAVGRPGDAR; the protein is encoded by the coding sequence ATGAAGGTCGTGATCGCCGGCTCGTCCGGATTGATCGGGACGGCGCTCGTCGCGGCTCTGCGCCGCGACGGGCACGACGTCGCCCGGCTGGTGCGCAGGAAAGCGGCGGGCCCGGACGAATTCACGTGGAATCCGGCCCGCGCCCAGCTGGACGAGCGGGCGCTGCGCGGCGCCGACGCCGTGGTCAACCTGTGCGGGGCGGGCGTCGGCCGGCGGCGCTGGACCGGCAGCTTCAAACAGGAGCTGCGCGACAGCCGGATCACCCCGACCGACGTGCTGGCCGGTGCGGTGGCCGCCGCGGGCGTGCCCGTGCTGCTCAACGCCAGCGGCGTGCATTACTACGGCGGCGACACCGGCGATCGGGTGGTGGACGAGACCTCCCCCGCCGGCTCGGGATTCCTGGCCACGCTGTGCAGGGACTGGGAGAAGGCGGCCGAGCCCGCCGCGGCGGCCGGTGTGCGTACGGTGCTGTTGCGCAGCGCGGTGGTGCTGTCGCGGGCCGGAGGCATGCTCGGCATGCTGCACCCGCTGTACGCGCTCGGCCTGGGCGGGCGGCTCGGCAACGGCCGCCAGTACACGCCGTGGATTTCCCTGGACGACGAGATCGGCGCGATCGTCTTCGCGCTCACCCACGACACGGTGTCCGGCCCGATCAACGTGGTCGGCCCCGCACCGGTCACCAACGCCGAGTTCAGCCGCGCGCTCGGCCGGGCGCTGCGTCGTCCCACTCCGCTGGTGGTCCCGGCGTTCGCGCTGCGCGCGCTGGTCGGCGAGATGGCGCAGGAGGCGATTCTGCACGGGCCGAGGGCGATTCCCACCGCCCTCGAGGAAGCGGGTTATCAGTTCCACCATCCCACCATCGGCGCCGCGCTGGCGGCCGCGGTGGGACGACCCGGAGACGCTCGATGA
- a CDS encoding GNAT family N-acetyltransferase has product MTDRLDTRPAIVIRDATTDDLPAILEIHNANIATSTAIWDTERVGLEERLGWFQARTGAGLPVLVAEIDDALAGYASYGPWRTKSGYRYTVENSVYVDERFQRRGIATALLTELIDRARRGGAVHAMIAAIESGNTGSILLHERFGFRTVGVLPEVGHKFGRWMDLTLMQLTLPVDAD; this is encoded by the coding sequence ATGACCGATCGACTCGACACCAGGCCCGCCATCGTCATCCGCGACGCGACCACCGATGACCTTCCGGCGATCCTGGAGATCCACAACGCGAATATCGCCACGTCCACCGCGATCTGGGACACCGAGCGGGTCGGTCTGGAGGAGCGCCTGGGCTGGTTCCAGGCCCGCACCGGAGCGGGGCTGCCCGTGCTGGTCGCCGAGATCGACGACGCCCTGGCGGGTTACGCGAGCTACGGGCCTTGGCGCACCAAATCCGGCTACCGCTACACGGTCGAGAACTCGGTCTACGTCGACGAACGCTTCCAGCGGCGCGGCATCGCCACCGCCCTGCTCACCGAGCTGATCGACCGTGCGCGCCGGGGCGGCGCCGTGCACGCCATGATCGCGGCCATCGAATCCGGCAACACCGGTTCGATCCTGCTGCACGAACGCTTCGGCTTCCGCACCGTCGGCGTCCTTCCCGAGGTAGGCCACAAATTCGGCCGCTGGATGGACTTGACCCTCATGCAGCTGACCTTGCCGGTCGACGCCGATTGA
- the lipB gene encoding lipoyl(octanoyl) transferase LipB, with protein sequence MTNPRTTVSARFDTTPIVVEDLGLIDYHAAWELQRGIAEQRAEGSGSDHLLLLEHPSVYTAGRRTEADDLPIDGSPVVRVDRGGKITWHGPGQLVGYPIVRLAEPVDVVDYVRRLEQALITVCTDLGLACGRVEGRSGVWLPATELYAERKIAAIGVRVQRGVALHGVSFNCNAALDGFQAIVPCGIRDAGITTLTRELGREVTVAEMKPLVAGAIIRALDGDLPVTERDIPRVTSGDTTSAAADRDGVRSIK encoded by the coding sequence GTGACCAACCCGCGCACCACCGTGTCCGCCCGATTCGACACGACCCCGATCGTGGTCGAGGATCTCGGACTCATCGACTACCACGCCGCCTGGGAGCTGCAGCGCGGCATCGCCGAACAGCGCGCCGAGGGCAGCGGTTCGGATCATCTGCTGCTGCTCGAGCACCCCTCGGTGTACACCGCCGGCCGCCGCACCGAGGCCGACGACCTGCCGATCGACGGCAGCCCGGTAGTGCGGGTGGACCGCGGCGGCAAGATCACTTGGCATGGCCCCGGCCAACTGGTCGGCTATCCCATCGTGCGGCTCGCCGAGCCGGTCGACGTCGTCGACTATGTGCGCCGCCTCGAGCAGGCGTTGATCACAGTGTGCACCGATCTCGGCCTCGCCTGCGGCCGCGTCGAGGGACGTTCCGGCGTCTGGCTGCCCGCCACCGAGCTGTACGCCGAACGCAAGATCGCCGCCATCGGCGTGCGCGTGCAGCGCGGCGTGGCCCTGCACGGCGTCTCGTTCAACTGCAACGCCGCCCTGGATGGGTTCCAGGCCATCGTTCCCTGCGGCATCCGCGACGCGGGCATCACCACGCTGACTCGTGAACTCGGCCGCGAAGTGACCGTCGCCGAGATGAAGCCCCTGGTGGCCGGCGCCATCATCCGCGCGCTCGACGGCGATCTCCCGGTCACCGAGCGCGATATTCCCCGTGTCACCTCTGGCGACACCACCTCCGCAGCGGCCGATCGCGACGGCGTAAGGTCGATCAAGTGA
- the lipA gene encoding lipoyl synthase, which produces MTSVDTPTPHNASAAEPAAALPGPSAATQATSSGSDARAANGRKLLRIEARNAETPIERKPKWIRTRATMGPEYSELKGLVKREGLHTVCEEAGCPNIFECWEDREATFLIGGEQCTRRCDFCQIDTGKPAALDRDEPRRVAESVQAMGLRYSTITGVARDDLEDGGAWLYAETVRAIKRLNPHTGVELLIPDFNANPDQLAEVFSARPEVLAHNLETVPRIFKRIRPAFRYERSLAVLTAAREAGLVTKSNLILGMGETPEEVTQAMRDLHEAGCDILTITQYLRPSPRHHPVDRWVKPEEFVEHSKTAEEIGFAGVMAGPLVRSSYRAGRLYAQAMAHHGREIAPEMAHLAEEGTAAQEASSVLARFGS; this is translated from the coding sequence GTGACCTCAGTCGACACCCCGACACCGCACAACGCGTCCGCAGCGGAACCTGCTGCGGCACTCCCGGGGCCCTCCGCGGCCACGCAGGCTACCTCCTCCGGGTCCGACGCTCGCGCCGCGAACGGCCGCAAACTCTTGCGCATCGAAGCCCGCAACGCGGAAACCCCGATCGAGCGCAAGCCCAAGTGGATCCGCACCCGCGCCACCATGGGCCCTGAGTACTCCGAGCTCAAAGGCTTGGTGAAGCGCGAGGGCCTGCACACGGTCTGCGAGGAAGCGGGCTGCCCCAACATCTTCGAATGCTGGGAAGATCGCGAGGCCACCTTCCTGATCGGCGGCGAGCAGTGCACCCGCCGCTGCGACTTCTGCCAGATCGACACCGGCAAGCCCGCCGCCTTGGACCGCGACGAGCCCCGCCGCGTCGCCGAGAGCGTCCAGGCCATGGGCCTGCGCTACTCCACCATCACCGGCGTCGCCCGCGACGACCTGGAAGACGGCGGCGCCTGGCTCTACGCCGAAACAGTCCGCGCCATCAAGCGTTTGAACCCGCATACGGGCGTGGAACTGCTGATCCCCGACTTCAACGCGAATCCGGACCAGCTCGCCGAGGTCTTCTCCGCGCGTCCGGAAGTGCTGGCGCACAACCTCGAAACGGTCCCGCGCATCTTCAAGCGCATCCGCCCGGCCTTCCGTTACGAGCGTTCCCTCGCGGTTCTGACCGCCGCCCGCGAAGCCGGATTGGTCACCAAGTCGAACCTCATCCTCGGCATGGGCGAAACTCCCGAGGAAGTCACCCAGGCCATGCGCGACCTGCACGAGGCAGGCTGCGACATCCTCACCATCACCCAATACCTGCGCCCGTCCCCCCGCCACCACCCGGTCGACCGCTGGGTGAAGCCCGAGGAGTTCGTCGAGCACTCCAAGACGGCCGAGGAAATCGGCTTCGCCGGCGTGATGGCAGGCCCGCTGGTCCGCTCCTCTTACCGGGCCGGCCGACTGTACGCCCAGGCGATGGCCCACCACGGACGCGAGATCGCCCCGGAGATGGCGCATCTCGCCGAGGAAGGCACCGCCGCCCAGGAAGCCAGTTCCGTGCTGGCCCGCTTCGGCAGCTGA
- a CDS encoding transglycosylase SLT domain-containing protein, whose product MHARLSFRRPSLVKGAAIAATVGVIAVGFSAGVAVADDTAAAPVTPVAAAAPIDLPALPGLPALPELPALPGLPPQGFLPAPPPVYEDNLDGWIRQSLDIMRVHGIPGSYEGIHRNIMRESGGNPRAINLSDSNAAKGTPSKGLLQVIDPTFNAYHVDGTAFDIWDPVANITAACNYAAHRYGSMDNVNGAY is encoded by the coding sequence ATGCACGCACGCCTTTCTTTCCGCCGCCCGTCACTCGTCAAGGGCGCTGCCATCGCCGCGACCGTCGGCGTGATCGCCGTCGGCTTCTCCGCCGGTGTGGCGGTGGCCGACGACACCGCTGCGGCCCCGGTCACGCCGGTCGCCGCTGCCGCGCCGATCGATCTCCCGGCCCTGCCCGGACTGCCCGCGCTACCCGAACTGCCCGCGCTGCCCGGGCTACCGCCGCAGGGCTTCCTGCCCGCGCCGCCGCCCGTCTACGAGGACAATCTCGACGGCTGGATTCGCCAGTCCCTGGACATCATGCGCGTCCACGGGATTCCGGGGAGTTACGAAGGCATCCACCGCAACATCATGCGGGAATCCGGCGGCAATCCCCGCGCCATCAACCTGTCGGATTCCAACGCCGCCAAAGGCACCCCCTCCAAGGGCCTGCTCCAGGTGATCGACCCGACCTTCAACGCCTACCACGTCGACGGCACCGCCTTCGACATCTGGGACCCGGTCGCCAACATCACCGCCGCCTGCAACTACGCGGCCCACCGGTACGGCTCGATGGACAACGTCAACGGGGCCTACTGA
- a CDS encoding helix-turn-helix domain-containing protein — MTQTELGALINFSQPAVSGLERGGPASHDVRVLRLVARALGVPLAILVVESDREADVDRRNFFKAGASVSAGAAMMSVPAPANAASASAGKVGASDVEAIIDSVNQIHELDLVVGGDRLCRVAANQVRYVEQLLDQGSYTEKVGRALTSAAAEMMTAAGWVHYDAGRLDDARRYYADAANAANAAGDGIAAAHALGNASCLMASRPGDDAKGNPLAVQYAQAGARASLRDGGPKLRALMAIREAEAHGVRKDKSAMTAAIGRAHRAYESTRGHDPDWVYLPEAEFVGGIGWAQMRLGEHSQATSNLQAAIESSSAWPRERAAWHVHLAENFTTSGDVARACSLLTDNYDTIAGLASTRLHQRIDAIANLVRTHAAVPEVREFLGRRAAQV, encoded by the coding sequence ATGACGCAGACGGAACTGGGCGCGCTCATCAACTTCTCCCAGCCCGCCGTTTCCGGTCTGGAGCGCGGCGGCCCTGCCTCGCACGACGTTCGGGTCTTGCGGCTCGTAGCCCGTGCACTGGGCGTTCCGCTTGCCATACTGGTAGTGGAGTCGGACCGGGAGGCAGATGTGGACCGTCGCAACTTCTTCAAAGCAGGGGCATCAGTAAGCGCGGGGGCTGCCATGATGTCGGTTCCCGCCCCCGCGAACGCCGCCTCGGCGTCCGCCGGGAAAGTCGGCGCGAGCGACGTGGAAGCCATCATCGACAGCGTCAACCAGATCCACGAACTCGATCTGGTGGTCGGCGGCGACCGGTTGTGCCGGGTGGCGGCCAATCAAGTCCGCTATGTCGAGCAGCTTCTGGACCAAGGCAGTTACACCGAGAAGGTCGGGCGTGCGCTCACCAGCGCTGCCGCCGAGATGATGACCGCCGCCGGATGGGTGCACTATGACGCCGGGCGGCTGGACGACGCTCGGCGGTACTACGCGGACGCGGCGAACGCCGCCAATGCGGCGGGTGACGGGATCGCTGCGGCGCATGCGCTGGGGAATGCCAGCTGTCTGATGGCCAGTCGTCCCGGGGACGACGCGAAGGGGAACCCTCTGGCCGTGCAGTACGCCCAGGCAGGGGCACGGGCGTCGCTCCGTGACGGCGGTCCGAAACTGCGCGCCTTGATGGCGATCAGGGAAGCCGAAGCGCATGGGGTTCGCAAAGACAAGTCGGCGATGACGGCCGCGATCGGTCGGGCGCACCGTGCGTACGAGTCAACCCGCGGGCACGATCCGGATTGGGTTTATCTGCCGGAAGCCGAATTCGTCGGTGGCATCGGCTGGGCGCAGATGCGGCTCGGCGAGCACTCCCAGGCGACTTCTAACCTGCAAGCCGCAATCGAGAGTTCGTCGGCATGGCCCAGGGAGCGCGCCGCGTGGCACGTCCATCTCGCGGAGAACTTCACAACGTCCGGTGACGTCGCGCGAGCATGCTCACTGCTGACGGACAACTACGACACCATCGCCGGACTCGCCTCCACCCGCCTCCACCAGCGAATCGACGCGATCGCCAACCTGGTTCGCACGCATGCCGCGGTTCCGGAGGTGCGGGAATTCCTCGGGAGGCGCGCCGCGCAGGTGTAG
- a CDS encoding DNA-directed RNA polymerase subunit beta: protein MNTDPTLARCQRYRHVYGLPCYVHEETRRITLRAGEVGAVTVPERLGRMVHADLARQYLLGPVIAHGSGRWTILVRPDDTHQLANDTDIFIALLRASATIVPDGGEILLPSPTDERTGYRWWVVAPRDAFRPHISTVVQSIIICADRTPHHPYGFQGPDRPRDHS, encoded by the coding sequence ATGAACACAGATCCCACACTCGCCCGCTGCCAGCGCTATCGGCACGTCTACGGGCTGCCGTGCTACGTGCATGAGGAAACTCGACGAATCACTCTGCGCGCAGGGGAGGTAGGCGCGGTCACGGTACCCGAACGGCTCGGCAGAATGGTCCACGCCGACCTCGCCAGGCAATACTTGCTCGGCCCCGTCATCGCACACGGCTCCGGGCGCTGGACGATTCTCGTCCGTCCCGACGACACCCACCAGCTCGCCAACGACACCGATATCTTCATCGCACTGCTGCGCGCGTCCGCGACGATCGTCCCCGACGGCGGCGAGATACTGCTCCCCTCGCCTACTGACGAACGGACCGGCTACCGGTGGTGGGTCGTCGCACCGCGCGACGCGTTCCGCCCACACATCAGCACCGTCGTGCAGTCGATCATCATCTGCGCGGATCGAACTCCGCACCATCCCTATGGTTTCCAGGGACCGGACCGGCCACGAGACCACTCCTGA
- a CDS encoding DUF3558 domain-containing protein, giving the protein MGRRTTATVAALAGVVLVASGCESGTNGTATPGTTDTSAATAALWDPCTQVTDQMLRQVGVDPATKKSGVVGIEEPGFKVCDWNDPGHPWNYSLGVWSTIHTVEAFRNKTDNVDFTAVTIDGRSGFTFRDQRYDRDEACDLIFPTSFGAVEVTIFNVSAKSRQVPPCERASTAARVLLPVLPH; this is encoded by the coding sequence GTGGGACGACGGACGACGGCGACGGTTGCGGCGCTCGCTGGGGTGGTGCTGGTCGCCTCGGGGTGCGAATCGGGCACGAACGGAACCGCCACGCCCGGCACGACCGACACGTCGGCGGCCACGGCCGCGTTGTGGGATCCGTGCACGCAGGTTACGGATCAAATGCTGCGGCAGGTAGGAGTTGACCCAGCCACGAAGAAGTCAGGCGTGGTTGGGATCGAGGAGCCCGGTTTCAAGGTCTGTGACTGGAACGACCCGGGCCATCCGTGGAACTATTCGCTCGGAGTCTGGTCGACCATCCATACTGTCGAAGCCTTCAGAAACAAGACAGACAATGTTGACTTCACTGCCGTCACGATCGACGGCCGCTCGGGCTTCACATTTCGTGATCAACGATACGACCGCGACGAGGCTTGTGACCTGATCTTTCCCACCAGTTTCGGAGCCGTAGAGGTCACCATTTTCAATGTCTCAGCGAAGAGCCGCCAAGTTCCACCCTGCGAGCGCGCATCGACTGCCGCCAGAGTGTTGCTGCCCGTTTTGCCACACTGA
- a CDS encoding ESX secretion-associated protein EspG — protein MSRQDWSFTALGFTVLWRAVERDVLPYPLQYRSTAETVADYESEWKAEAAGLHRRLDESLYSALRVLAEPEARIEMAGFNGRDKLRVHAAVQYRHAVLLIQEPTSSPDSGGAVQMSLISAEDVSRRVFDLLPDATRGSGPGIEIARHELDAEDDEPFRVGAPPPPRARAEQFFERPRTTIAHVAVYAGPAWDNRPAPSRGFHVMDYPDGRYLVRSGATIKAVPADTTELRTQLDRVVRATITAFREESDPSYT, from the coding sequence GTGAGCCGACAGGATTGGTCGTTCACCGCGCTCGGCTTCACGGTGCTGTGGCGAGCCGTCGAGCGCGACGTGCTGCCGTACCCCTTGCAGTACCGGTCCACCGCGGAGACCGTCGCCGATTACGAGTCGGAGTGGAAGGCCGAAGCAGCCGGACTGCACCGTCGCCTGGACGAGTCCCTCTACAGCGCACTGCGTGTTTTGGCCGAACCCGAGGCACGCATCGAGATGGCGGGTTTCAACGGAAGAGACAAACTGCGCGTGCACGCCGCCGTGCAATATCGCCATGCCGTGCTGCTGATACAAGAACCCACCTCGTCGCCGGATAGCGGTGGGGCGGTGCAAATGTCACTGATCAGTGCGGAGGACGTCAGCCGTCGGGTTTTCGATCTGCTGCCCGACGCCACACGCGGCAGCGGCCCCGGCATCGAGATCGCTCGGCACGAACTCGACGCCGAGGACGACGAGCCGTTCCGCGTAGGCGCACCACCCCCGCCCCGCGCCCGAGCCGAGCAATTCTTCGAACGCCCCCGCACCACCATTGCCCACGTCGCGGTGTACGCGGGCCCGGCCTGGGACAACCGCCCAGCACCCTCCCGCGGCTTCCACGTGATGGACTATCCCGACGGCCGCTATCTCGTCCGCAGCGGAGCCACCATCAAGGCCGTCCCCGCCGACACCACCGAACTACGGACCCAACTCGACCGAGTCGTCCGTGCGACGATCACAGCCTTTCGTGAGGAAAGCGATCCGAGTTACACCTGA
- a CDS encoding YbaB/EbfC family nucleoid-associated protein encodes MAAFDVHHAAEDLARMAADFERRAERFQELESRMRALTVTEAGKDDRVRVTVDSSGAPTAIDLSPGSRGMDPAVLSAEIMACLRRAQSALRIQVGELVRNTVGDDEAGAAITAQYAERFPDPEPRTSAPFEDRAASSSGYSPSMTSSPFPAQPGAASAEPTASPRSRKPNRDQIVVPDEPDPETEYYNRSWLV; translated from the coding sequence ATGGCCGCATTCGATGTGCACCATGCTGCGGAAGACTTGGCGCGGATGGCAGCGGATTTCGAGCGTCGGGCCGAACGGTTTCAGGAGTTGGAAAGCCGCATGCGGGCGCTGACCGTCACCGAGGCCGGTAAGGACGATCGGGTTCGTGTCACCGTCGACAGCAGCGGTGCGCCCACGGCGATCGATCTGTCGCCCGGTTCGAGGGGGATGGACCCGGCGGTGTTGTCCGCCGAGATCATGGCGTGTCTGCGACGGGCCCAATCGGCGTTGCGGATACAGGTCGGCGAACTCGTGCGGAACACCGTCGGCGACGATGAGGCGGGTGCCGCGATCACCGCTCAGTACGCCGAGCGTTTCCCCGATCCCGAGCCGCGGACGAGCGCGCCATTCGAAGACCGTGCCGCTTCCTCGTCCGGCTACAGCCCGTCCATGACCTCGTCTCCTTTCCCGGCGCAACCGGGCGCGGCGTCCGCGGAGCCGACCGCTTCGCCGCGAAGCCGCAAACCCAACCGTGACCAGATCGTCGTCCCGGATGAACCGGATCCGGAGACCGAGTACTACAACCGCTCCTGGCTGGTGTGA